One genomic region from Thermocrinis sp. encodes:
- a CDS encoding ABC transporter permease has protein sequence MRHIYFLALKLLIERKRQTIVSFLGVSIGVSAFVVMSSLMLGFQSYFIQQVIDLEPHIKIKPKESLEDSIKEKFSVILGLKPKEEEKILGWRDLMAKLEENSEVLGVAPHLVSRGIVRYGIKEKPVNLIGIDPEREPKASIIERFLKYKNLQAIQNRRDGVVLGALVAKGLGIKELGQKVLLVAPNGETLTLRVVDIFDSGITNLDDTRVYLNINVLQAILGKEGQVNEIIIKLRDPERAEKIAKTLSLSVDYEVESWQRAYKNFLSIFKIQNIITYMIVFAILLVSAFGIFNIIMMTVLEKKKDIAILMAMGYSRTDILLIFLFQGVFVGIIGAVLGSVIGYGLQEYLESIKLDVEGLIRTPGFVLYRSFSLYIYGAIFSILFSVFASLYPSYKASKLNPVDIFRSG, from the coding sequence GTGAGACACATCTATTTTTTAGCATTAAAGCTTCTTATTGAGAGAAAGAGGCAAACCATAGTATCTTTTTTGGGAGTAAGCATTGGGGTTTCTGCTTTTGTAGTAATGAGCTCCCTTATGTTGGGGTTTCAATCTTACTTCATCCAGCAGGTGATAGACTTAGAACCGCACATAAAGATAAAACCCAAAGAATCCTTGGAAGATAGCATAAAAGAAAAGTTCTCCGTTATTTTAGGTCTAAAACCTAAGGAAGAGGAGAAGATCTTAGGATGGAGAGACCTAATGGCAAAGCTTGAGGAAAATTCAGAAGTTCTGGGTGTGGCTCCCCATCTGGTTAGCAGGGGGATAGTAAGGTATGGCATAAAGGAAAAACCAGTAAATCTTATAGGGATAGATCCCGAAAGGGAGCCAAAGGCATCAATCATAGAGAGGTTTTTAAAGTATAAGAACCTTCAGGCTATACAAAACCGAAGGGATGGCGTGGTGTTGGGTGCTCTGGTAGCCAAGGGCCTGGGCATAAAGGAACTGGGGCAGAAGGTTTTGCTGGTTGCTCCAAACGGGGAGACTCTAACCCTAAGGGTGGTGGATATATTTGACTCTGGTATAACTAACCTGGACGATACGAGAGTTTATCTGAACATAAACGTTTTACAAGCCATACTGGGAAAGGAAGGGCAGGTAAATGAGATCATTATCAAACTTAGGGATCCAGAAAGGGCGGAAAAGATTGCTAAAACACTTAGTTTGTCTGTAGATTACGAAGTAGAAAGCTGGCAAAGGGCATACAAAAATTTTTTGAGCATCTTCAAAATACAGAACATAATAACCTACATGATAGTCTTTGCCATCCTTTTAGTATCTGCCTTTGGTATTTTTAACATAATAATGATGACTGTTTTGGAAAAGAAAAAAGACATAGCCATCCTTATGGCAATGGGATACTCAAGAACAGATATTCTACTTATATTTCTTTTTCAGGGTGTGTTTGTGGGTATAATTGGGGCGGTTTTGGGCTCTGTTATCGGCTATGGTCTGCAGGAATATTTAGAATCGATAAAACTTGACGTAGAGGGACTTATACGAACCCCAGGTTTTGTTTTGTACAGAAGCTTTAGCTTGTACATCTACGGTGCGATCTTTTCTATTCTATTCTCGGTGTTTGCAAGCTTATATCCTTCTTACAAAGCTAGCAAGCTAAACCCTGTGGATATATTCAGAAGCGGTTAG